One window of the Leucobacter komagatae genome contains the following:
- a CDS encoding TetR/AcrR family transcriptional regulator: MPSQPAATPAKASGSRPRRAQLSAPLILDAAALVVERDGPAALTLRKLGTELGVNHTAVLRHFSGKDQIVLGLAERVLEEALEGFEPQGEWDDAFAQLARRVRAAYLVHPGIASLVAARVSRSQAEFRGAELVLATFERAGFSGRDAAVLYRTVTDLTLALSAYEASVLVMDPAARAGDELAMQREYLLAPAQEFPHLAKAAPELAGISNDEIFESALSLVIDGIRFRRSGR, encoded by the coding sequence ATGCCATCCCAGCCCGCCGCGACCCCTGCCAAGGCGTCAGGGTCGCGACCGCGCCGAGCTCAACTCTCGGCTCCCCTGATTCTCGACGCTGCCGCCTTGGTTGTCGAGCGCGACGGGCCCGCGGCGCTCACGCTCCGCAAACTCGGCACCGAACTCGGGGTGAACCACACGGCCGTGCTGCGGCATTTCTCGGGCAAGGATCAGATCGTGCTCGGCCTCGCGGAGCGCGTGCTCGAGGAGGCGCTCGAGGGGTTTGAGCCGCAGGGCGAGTGGGACGACGCGTTCGCGCAGCTCGCCAGGCGGGTGCGCGCGGCGTACCTCGTGCACCCCGGGATCGCCTCTCTCGTCGCCGCGCGCGTCTCGCGCAGCCAGGCCGAGTTTCGAGGCGCCGAGCTCGTGCTCGCTACCTTCGAGCGCGCCGGGTTCTCGGGCCGCGATGCGGCCGTGCTGTACCGCACGGTCACGGACCTCACGCTCGCGCTCAGCGCTTACGAGGCGTCGGTGCTCGTGATGGATCCCGCTGCGCGCGCGGGTGACGAACTCGCGATGCAGCGGGAGTATCTGCTCGCCCCCGCGCAGGAATTCCCCCACCTTGCGAAGGCCGCGCCCGAGCTCGCGGGCATCTCGAACGATGAGATCTTCGAGTCGGCGCTCAGCCTGGTGATCGACGGCATCCGGTTCAGGCGTTCCGGGCGCTAG
- a CDS encoding MFS transporter, whose translation MEQQGSPAQAASVGGLGAAALVALACGTTLGNVGGNVMPALLAGFGERFSLTDTAAGMVAAAQLLATAVVTLLLAARASRSGRVQLARIGLIVATIGFAAAWLSPTVAILVGANVAAGAGLGAVFAAGTAALGSTPDVDRATFRTVLVATLATAALILAVSFANEAGGGTAGFAVLAACCAFGLWGVRGLPERPGDHAAETGPRPSLLFLAAVLAFGVVEQGTWSYAAVFGMRHAGLAEGAASLALSVAALAALVGVPLGTFASLRLGRVVALVGVALLEFAARTLVVVTESAAVFSVATSLWQVCYLALLVQILALAAGLDRSGRLVAATAGAVALGTGLGPAVIGAMLDAIGPWGLAVALLALGILALVPLARFAARVPTTAPAGAASARNA comes from the coding sequence ATGGAACAGCAGGGAAGCCCAGCGCAGGCGGCGTCAGTCGGGGGACTTGGCGCCGCCGCGCTCGTCGCCCTCGCGTGCGGTACGACGCTCGGCAATGTCGGCGGCAACGTCATGCCCGCGCTGCTCGCCGGGTTCGGAGAGCGGTTCTCGCTCACCGACACCGCAGCGGGGATGGTCGCGGCCGCCCAACTGCTCGCGACGGCGGTCGTGACGCTGCTGCTCGCCGCTCGCGCGTCGCGCTCGGGCAGGGTGCAGCTCGCCCGGATCGGCCTGATCGTTGCCACGATCGGGTTTGCTGCGGCCTGGCTCAGCCCCACCGTCGCGATACTCGTCGGCGCGAACGTCGCGGCCGGAGCTGGGCTCGGCGCGGTGTTCGCCGCGGGGACGGCGGCCTTAGGGTCCACCCCCGACGTCGACCGCGCCACCTTCCGCACCGTGCTCGTCGCGACACTCGCAACCGCGGCGCTCATCCTTGCGGTCTCGTTCGCGAACGAGGCTGGCGGCGGTACTGCCGGGTTTGCGGTGCTCGCGGCGTGCTGCGCCTTCGGTCTTTGGGGCGTTCGCGGGTTGCCCGAGCGGCCCGGCGACCACGCTGCCGAGACCGGCCCGCGGCCCTCGCTGCTGTTTCTCGCCGCCGTGCTCGCGTTCGGGGTCGTCGAGCAGGGTACCTGGTCGTACGCGGCTGTGTTCGGGATGCGGCACGCGGGGCTTGCCGAGGGCGCTGCGTCGCTTGCGCTGAGCGTCGCGGCGCTTGCGGCGCTCGTCGGGGTTCCGCTCGGCACGTTCGCGTCGCTGCGCCTTGGCAGGGTCGTCGCGCTCGTGGGCGTCGCGCTCCTCGAGTTCGCGGCCCGAACGCTCGTCGTCGTCACCGAGAGCGCGGCCGTCTTTTCGGTCGCGACGAGCCTGTGGCAGGTCTGCTACCTCGCGCTCCTCGTGCAGATTCTCGCGCTCGCTGCGGGGCTCGACCGAAGCGGGCGCCTCGTCGCCGCGACGGCGGGCGCCGTGGCGCTGGGAACCGGACTTGGGCCGGCCGTCATCGGGGCGATGCTCGATGCGATCGGGCCTTGGGGCCTCGCTGTTGCGCTTCTCGCGCTTGGGATCCTGGCCCTCGTGCCCCTCGCAAGGTTCGCCGCGCGGGTGCCGACGACCGCGCCCGCCGGTGCCGCTAGCGCCCGGAACGCCTGA
- a CDS encoding ester cyclase — MTRSTEETVRGFLGEVRSGQSPERAEHYMSQTVLAHQVRAGARETLERGPANYTEHVEEMLEMFGQFEFEVDELLVDGDRAYARWIQRGHHVGDIDGHEPTGRPIETVGSAVYRVEAGRIVEYWIQQDAAGLMTQLTAPVN, encoded by the coding sequence ATGACGCGCAGCACTGAAGAGACCGTTCGAGGATTTCTCGGCGAGGTGCGCAGCGGCCAGTCACCCGAGCGCGCTGAGCACTACATGTCGCAAACCGTACTCGCTCACCAGGTCAGGGCGGGCGCACGCGAGACGCTCGAGCGCGGGCCCGCGAACTACACGGAGCACGTCGAAGAGATGCTCGAAATGTTCGGCCAGTTCGAGTTCGAGGTCGACGAGTTACTCGTCGACGGCGACCGCGCCTATGCACGGTGGATTCAGCGCGGTCACCACGTGGGCGACATTGACGGGCACGAGCCCACGGGCCGCCCGATCGAGACCGTCGGCAGCGCTGTCTACCGGGTCGAGGCAGGCCGCATCGTCGAGTACTGGATTCAGCAGGACGCGGCGGGCCTCATGACCCAGCTCACCGCGCCGGTCAACTAG
- a CDS encoding DUF6389 family protein, whose amino-acid sequence MNQRDYETALRPLLGAHSDSVRRRLERFAAAAGTSVDAIVVNVFVDQDGEGPFDVVARFEGHEGFALDRRFDDERELFGVTWGELGWEPDVPARPAGWSRDDLEDAAIACVASWLRPLLPEVLGETVWRLESPDGLVAGDLG is encoded by the coding sequence ATGAACCAGCGTGACTATGAGACCGCCCTCCGGCCACTGCTTGGGGCGCACTCCGACAGCGTTCGGCGGCGCCTCGAGCGGTTCGCCGCGGCCGCTGGAACCAGTGTCGACGCGATCGTTGTGAACGTCTTCGTTGACCAGGATGGCGAGGGCCCCTTCGACGTCGTGGCCCGCTTTGAGGGCCACGAGGGATTCGCGCTCGACCGGCGTTTCGACGACGAGCGCGAGCTGTTCGGAGTCACCTGGGGTGAGCTCGGCTGGGAGCCTGACGTGCCCGCACGGCCAGCTGGCTGGTCGCGTGACGACCTCGAGGACGCGGCAATCGCCTGCGTCGCCTCGTGGCTGCGCCCCCTGCTCCCGGAAGTTCTGGGCGAGACCGTCTGGCGACTGGAGTCGCCAGACGGCTTGGTCGCCGGCGACCTGGGCTGA
- a CDS encoding FBP domain-containing protein, with amino-acid sequence MQPLTESFIRSSFVNASRRETKELSLPASFETLTDADWAELDFYGWRDPKFVRRAYAVLPLLDGDPVGVIFMQAEATPRSRAMCNWCQDVRLPNEVVFWAAKRVGDAGRRGSTVGILLCREFQCSKNVRNDPPPAYEGFDVAAARVQRIDTLRLKAASFADMLLAGR; translated from the coding sequence ATGCAACCCCTGACAGAATCCTTCATCCGCTCGTCATTTGTGAACGCGTCGAGGCGCGAGACGAAAGAGCTCTCGCTGCCAGCGAGCTTCGAAACCCTCACCGACGCAGATTGGGCCGAGCTCGACTTCTACGGCTGGCGCGACCCGAAGTTCGTGCGCCGCGCGTACGCCGTGCTGCCGCTGCTCGATGGCGACCCGGTCGGCGTGATCTTCATGCAGGCTGAGGCGACGCCCCGCTCGCGGGCCATGTGCAACTGGTGCCAGGACGTGCGGTTGCCGAACGAAGTCGTATTCTGGGCGGCGAAGCGGGTCGGGGACGCCGGTCGCCGAGGGAGCACCGTCGGGATCCTGCTCTGCCGTGAGTTTCAGTGCTCGAAGAACGTGCGCAACGACCCGCCTCCCGCCTACGAGGGCTTCGATGTGGCCGCGGCGCGTGTGCAGCGCATCGACACACTTCGTCTGAAGGCCGCGAGCTTCGCCGACATGCTTCTCGCGGGCAGGTAG
- a CDS encoding amino acid permease, protein MRANYDKPVSPATSVAQVVPAKGSGKSKKLASRHITMITLGGIIGASLFVGSGNVIRSVGPAALVSYLIGGVLVFLAMRMLGEMAAARPTTGSFMEYARVGLGDWAAYFVGWLYWYFWVGVIAFEAVVSGAILHSWMPGVPEWVFSIAMMLIFTITNVVSVRSFGEVEFWLASIKVVAIVVFLGVGVLFALGFWPGGSFSLPNLWEHGGFAPNGVWPVIAGVAIVIFSYFGTEIAVMAAAESENPAKGVRQATTTVVWRILLFFVGAVFLIVVIVPWNELPDPQVEGPFVHVFTLYGIPAAGAIMSAVTLTAVCSVLNSGLYSAARMFAALAEQGYAPEVVAKRSRNGVPIAAVIASTLGGYAAVIVNFAAPESGIFDFIMNSAGLVALFVYAFIAATQIRMRQRMSKEEVAGLELKMWLHPWLGILVILAVIGIVVIMVVSGDGTRTQVWTSLISVAVLAVFWPAVRKRLARVRAAKAAAGETDSPS, encoded by the coding sequence ATGCGAGCGAATTACGATAAACCGGTTTCACCAGCGACCTCAGTGGCGCAGGTCGTGCCCGCCAAGGGCAGCGGCAAGTCCAAGAAGCTGGCATCACGCCACATTACGATGATCACGCTCGGCGGCATCATCGGCGCAAGCCTCTTCGTCGGCTCGGGCAATGTGATCCGCTCAGTCGGCCCCGCCGCACTCGTGTCGTACCTCATTGGCGGCGTGCTCGTGTTCCTTGCGATGCGGATGCTCGGCGAGATGGCGGCTGCCCGCCCGACGACGGGCTCCTTCATGGAGTACGCCCGGGTTGGCCTTGGTGACTGGGCCGCCTACTTCGTGGGTTGGCTGTACTGGTACTTCTGGGTTGGCGTCATCGCGTTCGAAGCGGTCGTGAGCGGTGCGATCTTGCACAGTTGGATGCCCGGGGTGCCCGAGTGGGTCTTCTCGATCGCGATGATGCTTATTTTCACGATCACGAACGTCGTCTCCGTGCGCTCCTTCGGCGAGGTCGAATTCTGGCTCGCGAGCATCAAGGTCGTGGCGATCGTCGTCTTCCTCGGCGTCGGCGTGCTCTTCGCGCTTGGCTTCTGGCCCGGCGGGTCATTCTCGCTGCCGAACCTGTGGGAGCACGGCGGCTTCGCGCCGAACGGTGTCTGGCCGGTGATTGCGGGCGTTGCCATCGTGATCTTCTCGTACTTCGGCACCGAGATCGCCGTCATGGCGGCAGCAGAGTCGGAGAACCCCGCAAAGGGCGTGCGGCAGGCGACGACCACCGTTGTATGGCGCATCCTGCTCTTCTTCGTGGGCGCAGTGTTCCTCATCGTGGTGATCGTGCCCTGGAACGAGCTGCCCGACCCGCAGGTTGAGGGCCCCTTCGTGCACGTCTTCACCCTCTACGGCATCCCGGCGGCGGGCGCGATCATGAGCGCCGTCACCCTTACCGCGGTGTGCTCGGTCTTGAACTCGGGCCTGTACTCGGCGGCCCGCATGTTCGCAGCGCTCGCGGAGCAGGGCTACGCCCCCGAGGTCGTCGCGAAGCGCTCGCGCAACGGCGTGCCCATCGCCGCGGTCATCGCGTCGACCCTGGGTGGATATGCGGCCGTGATCGTGAATTTCGCGGCGCCCGAGTCGGGCATTTTCGACTTCATCATGAACTCCGCGGGCCTCGTTGCCCTGTTCGTTTACGCGTTCATCGCCGCGACGCAGATTCGCATGCGGCAGCGGATGTCGAAGGAGGAAGTCGCCGGGCTCGAACTCAAGATGTGGCTGCACCCCTGGCTTGGCATCCTCGTCATCCTCGCCGTCATCGGGATCGTCGTCATCATGGTCGTGAGCGGCGATGGCACCCGCACTCAGGTGTGGACGAGCCTGATCTCGGTCGCGGTGCTCGCGGTGTTCTGGCCGGCGGTTCGGAAACGGCTCGCGCGGGTCCGCGCGGCCAAGGCAGCCGCTGGCGAAACTGACAGCCCCAGCTAG
- a CDS encoding Calx-beta domain-containing protein: MSRAQMKKIQGTRGLKRGRRLLAGVAAIAMLGGAGLATAAPALADNSATGTSVVQFTDTEMLACVNDKLGGGRPATEPVTHDDLNTIFGLSCSSQFAVTSLDGIEHAQKITNLFFAGGKHDFSAPGSLAAAAGMPKLNSLTLTDANVTNASFADVGDIAGLTTLSLTGSPEFSDLAPLGRLAKLSRLDVSRNVKLQDLSPLRDSTALRDFTASQNPLLVDLSPLGGLTSLTSVSVYKTAVETLEPLSELTNLTDISAGYTNVTTLEPLAKLVKMRNLSFDYAKLQSLAGIEDMAALRTLEVNYNSDIGDDIGALGDKPELSRIHMNAIGATSLKPLFGLTGLTSLQALGNGISSLEGFQDAPETASKGSFAVTAQRITGPEKYVPKGAKLFRHDATGQLANRDGSFPAPGGNLKPTPAPELPLINIEVIKAWPDLEYTFAEEGKSNDRFTGTVAMPIVWSSITSDDSATVPLGETWQHEVTFTDGFPMAVVTLSDTAPKWLSVTGAVLSGQPDAAGDWTFDVRVADALGNTMTQRFDITVPKPNTSFFEISEDQEVVADGDTKVEFEVSRTDAVENPYTGEASVRVRTADGTAKAGEHYEALDTTVTWGANDPEPVKTVSVKVFGGDAGSDEVALTVKLSDPTPDKFTELGGGFTTDLTIAYPQAEPSVFSISKPQLVTAAAKQPGHQPGDGEQDVTFTVTRADSETHPWKGDASVAVKITDPRAADGDDYSAVIPLTWKRGDTAEKEISITVKPGSAGDPKRLLALRVIAADPLDPYAKPATLPLSALTITYPKPDATSFAISADQGGLAGSKFSFEVSREDAAANPWTGEASVNVETKDGSAVAGTHYKARSERLTWAADDTAPKTVVVESLEVPAGDPERAFEVVLSDPEPSAFSLVADRGSATVTLKAAVPNPTVFAVGDDQRGAAGDVLTFAVSRSDAEVDPWTGEASVRVRTVDGSAVAGEHYEAVDAVVTWAAGDAAEKTVDVATTRVAAGDPERLFTLTLSDGAPAAYSELGRASARGTVSAAVPNATVFAVGDDQRGVAGDVLTFTLSRSDAEVDPWTGEASVRVRTVDGSAVAGEQYEAVDAVVTWAAGDAAEKTIDVLTTRVASGEPERSFTLTLTEPSEHTALGDRGSAIGTVTYEKGEAPGGDGDDDGGPGPKPGTDGDSGKAPGQQPGGPLANSGAGSLVWALTAGAGALALAAGGLILFARVRRTQ, encoded by the coding sequence ATGTCGCGCGCGCAGATGAAAAAGATTCAGGGAACACGGGGTCTCAAGCGCGGGCGGCGCTTGCTCGCCGGTGTCGCGGCGATCGCCATGCTCGGCGGGGCGGGCCTTGCGACTGCGGCCCCCGCCCTCGCGGACAACTCCGCCACGGGAACGAGCGTCGTGCAGTTCACGGACACCGAGATGCTCGCCTGCGTCAACGACAAGCTCGGCGGCGGGCGGCCAGCGACCGAGCCCGTCACCCATGACGACCTGAACACGATCTTCGGGCTCTCGTGCAGCAGCCAGTTTGCGGTCACCTCCCTCGACGGCATCGAACACGCGCAAAAGATCACCAACCTGTTCTTCGCGGGAGGGAAGCACGATTTCTCAGCCCCCGGCTCGCTCGCCGCTGCTGCGGGGATGCCGAAGCTCAATAGCCTCACCCTTACAGACGCGAACGTCACGAACGCCTCGTTTGCCGACGTCGGCGATATCGCTGGGCTCACAACGCTCAGCCTCACCGGCAGCCCGGAATTCTCTGACCTGGCGCCGCTCGGTAGGCTCGCCAAGCTCAGCAGGCTCGACGTCTCGCGAAACGTGAAGCTCCAAGACCTCTCGCCGCTGCGTGATTCGACAGCGCTGCGTGATTTCACCGCATCACAGAATCCGCTACTCGTTGACCTCTCGCCCCTTGGCGGGCTCACATCGCTAACGTCGGTGAGTGTCTACAAGACCGCTGTCGAGACCCTTGAACCGCTGTCTGAGCTCACCAACCTCACTGACATCAGCGCCGGATACACGAACGTCACGACACTCGAGCCCCTCGCGAAGCTTGTGAAGATGCGCAACCTGAGCTTCGACTACGCGAAGCTGCAGAGTCTTGCCGGCATTGAAGACATGGCGGCCTTGCGCACCCTTGAGGTGAACTACAACTCCGACATTGGCGACGATATCGGAGCGCTTGGCGACAAGCCCGAGCTCAGCCGGATCCACATGAACGCGATCGGCGCGACCTCGCTCAAACCGCTCTTCGGGCTGACGGGCCTGACGAGTCTGCAGGCGCTGGGCAACGGGATCTCGTCGCTCGAGGGGTTCCAGGATGCCCCCGAGACGGCGTCGAAGGGGTCGTTCGCGGTGACCGCGCAGCGTATCACCGGCCCAGAGAAATACGTGCCGAAGGGCGCGAAACTCTTCCGGCATGATGCGACGGGCCAGCTCGCAAACCGTGACGGTTCGTTCCCGGCCCCGGGCGGCAACCTCAAGCCGACCCCTGCACCCGAGCTGCCGCTCATAAATATCGAGGTGATCAAGGCCTGGCCCGACCTCGAGTACACGTTCGCGGAGGAGGGGAAATCGAACGACCGCTTTACCGGAACCGTCGCGATGCCAATCGTGTGGAGCTCGATCACGAGCGACGACAGTGCGACCGTTCCGCTCGGCGAAACGTGGCAGCACGAAGTGACGTTCACGGACGGCTTCCCGATGGCCGTGGTCACGCTCTCTGACACCGCCCCCAAGTGGTTGAGCGTGACGGGTGCCGTGCTCTCAGGGCAGCCAGATGCGGCAGGCGACTGGACCTTTGATGTTCGTGTCGCTGACGCGCTCGGGAACACGATGACGCAGCGGTTCGACATCACCGTGCCCAAGCCGAACACCAGCTTCTTCGAGATCAGCGAGGACCAGGAGGTTGTCGCCGACGGTGACACTAAGGTCGAGTTCGAGGTCTCCCGTACGGACGCTGTAGAGAACCCGTACACCGGCGAAGCGAGCGTTCGAGTTCGCACCGCTGATGGAACGGCGAAGGCTGGCGAGCACTACGAGGCGCTCGATACGACCGTGACGTGGGGCGCGAACGATCCCGAGCCCGTGAAGACGGTGAGCGTGAAGGTGTTCGGTGGCGACGCCGGGAGCGACGAGGTCGCACTCACTGTCAAACTCTCCGACCCCACACCCGACAAGTTCACGGAACTCGGTGGCGGGTTCACCACGGATCTGACGATCGCATACCCGCAGGCGGAGCCGTCGGTGTTCTCCATCAGCAAGCCGCAGCTGGTGACAGCGGCCGCGAAGCAGCCCGGGCATCAGCCCGGCGATGGCGAACAGGATGTCACGTTCACAGTGACCCGAGCAGACAGCGAAACTCACCCGTGGAAGGGTGACGCGAGCGTCGCCGTGAAGATCACCGACCCCCGTGCGGCCGACGGCGACGACTACTCCGCGGTTATCCCGCTCACTTGGAAACGGGGCGACACCGCCGAGAAGGAGATCTCGATCACGGTCAAGCCTGGCAGCGCGGGCGACCCGAAGCGCCTGCTCGCGCTCCGCGTGATTGCTGCCGACCCTCTTGACCCATACGCGAAGCCGGCGACCCTACCGCTGAGCGCGCTGACGATCACCTACCCGAAGCCCGACGCGACGTCGTTTGCGATCAGCGCTGACCAGGGCGGCCTTGCCGGCTCGAAGTTCTCATTCGAGGTCAGCCGCGAGGACGCGGCAGCGAACCCCTGGACAGGGGAGGCGAGCGTGAACGTCGAGACGAAGGACGGCTCAGCGGTCGCGGGAACGCACTACAAGGCCCGCTCCGAGCGTCTCACCTGGGCTGCCGATGACACTGCCCCGAAGACCGTGGTTGTCGAGTCGCTTGAGGTGCCCGCGGGCGACCCGGAGCGCGCGTTTGAGGTCGTGCTCTCAGACCCGGAGCCCAGTGCATTCAGCCTGGTGGCCGACCGCGGCTCGGCCACGGTGACCCTCAAGGCGGCGGTGCCGAATCCGACGGTGTTCGCGGTCGGTGACGATCAGCGCGGCGCCGCGGGTGATGTGTTGACGTTCGCGGTTTCGCGTTCGGACGCGGAGGTTGATCCGTGGACGGGAGAGGCGAGCGTGCGTGTGCGGACCGTTGATGGTTCGGCGGTTGCCGGTGAGCACTATGAGGCTGTCGACGCGGTTGTGACGTGGGCGGCGGGTGATGCTGCGGAGAAGACCGTCGATGTCGCGACGACACGTGTCGCTGCGGGGGATCCGGAGCGGTTGTTCACGCTCACGCTCAGCGACGGGGCACCTGCCGCTTACAGTGAGCTCGGGCGGGCATCTGCGCGTGGAACAGTGTCGGCGGCGGTGCCGAACGCGACGGTGTTCGCGGTGGGTGACGACCAGCGCGGCGTCGCGGGTGACGTGTTGACGTTCACGCTGTCGCGTTCGGACGCGGAGGTGGATCCGTGGACGGGTGAGGCGAGTGTGCGTGTGCGGACGGTTGATGGTTCGGCGGTTGCCGGTGAGCAGTATGAGGCGGTCGACGCGGTTGTAACGTGGGCTGCCGGTGATGCTGCGGAGAAGACCATTGACGTCCTGACGACCCGTGTCGCGTCAGGGGAGCCGGAGCGGTCGTTCACGCTCACTCTTACCGAGCCGAGTGAACACACGGCGCTCGGTGACCGCGGTTCAGCCATCGGAACCGTGACGTACGAGAAGGGTGAGGCCCCCGGTGGCGATGGGGATGACGATGGCGGCCCTGGGCCCAAGCCGGGTACTGACGGGGACTCGGGCAAGGCCCCCGGCCAACAGCCAGGCGGCCCGCTCGCCAACTCAGGGGCGGGCTCGCTGGTGTGGGCGCTCACTGCGGGGGCCGGCGCGCTCGCGCTCGCTGCGGGCGGTCTGATCCTGTTCGCACGCGTGCGCCGCACCCAATAG
- a CDS encoding response regulator transcription factor produces the protein MKPVSVVVVDDQPLARTGHALILDSADGIEVVGEAGNGLEALDTVARMEPDVVLMDVRMPIMNGIEATRILAERHPQVRVIVLTTFDLDEYAFGSLRAGASAFLLKTSKPAALTEAVLAVAAGESVVSPRLTAQLVAHFVASGSPRSGAGGPSGPDPAGGDAAGDDAGGGLAGLSPRERDVFAGIVRGETNAEIAAALHLAQSTVKSHVNAIFAKLHLRDRVHAVILGYELGLSEAHRP, from the coding sequence GTGAAGCCGGTCTCCGTTGTGGTCGTCGACGACCAGCCGCTCGCGCGTACCGGGCACGCCCTCATCCTCGACTCCGCAGACGGGATAGAGGTCGTCGGTGAAGCGGGCAACGGCCTCGAAGCGCTTGACACCGTCGCGCGGATGGAGCCCGACGTCGTACTCATGGATGTGCGCATGCCGATTATGAACGGCATCGAGGCGACGCGCATTCTCGCCGAGCGGCACCCCCAGGTGCGGGTGATCGTGCTCACCACGTTCGACCTTGACGAGTACGCGTTCGGCAGTCTGCGGGCGGGCGCGAGCGCGTTTCTGCTCAAGACCTCGAAGCCGGCGGCGCTGACTGAGGCCGTGCTCGCGGTGGCGGCGGGCGAATCTGTCGTGTCCCCGCGGCTCACCGCGCAGCTCGTCGCTCACTTCGTTGCATCCGGTTCCCCGCGGTCGGGGGCGGGTGGGCCCAGCGGGCCGGATCCTGCTGGGGGCGATGCAGCCGGGGACGATGCCGGCGGCGGCCTCGCGGGGCTGAGCCCGCGCGAGCGCGACGTGTTCGCAGGCATTGTACGCGGCGAGACGAACGCCGAGATTGCGGCCGCGCTGCATCTTGCGCAGTCGACCGTGAAATCGCACGTGAACGCGATCTTCGCGAAGCTGCACCTGCGTGACCGGGTGCACGCCGTGATCCTCGGCTACGAGCTTGGCCTTTCCGAGGCGCATCGGCCTTGA
- a CDS encoding sensor histidine kinase, which yields MSSAASGERELALPPARSRIAEWFASRPRIGDVAVILACAVPAGVALIIESRELGSLGWACVFGVAVTLWWRRSHPLAVLLIAVGIASLNPVYAHSLAGPSSEMVFGVFALATRARLRTTLIGAALAAVVVLGVSAAAVAIGIREALPAAIIQPFGVAALAAGVAVRTAKGRRAAIEQVIALREERAAAAERARITAEMHDVVAHSVTVMVALAGGAAAGWEKHPERARAALTQLGEVGAGALEEMQQILRMLRDGDPVLDGAIEASGHNVASLGELIEVFQSVGLPVTLAIEGEVPADPGLRTTVYRIVQESLTNALRHARNVTFVEVRVSPTADDVTVRVTDNGRGGAGLGAGPGPGLGSVPCSVPGSGVGLSAMRERARAFGGELSAGPLPAAAGGASAGWQTRVTLPRSGVTR from the coding sequence GTGAGCTCAGCCGCTAGTGGGGAACGTGAGCTTGCACTGCCTCCCGCGCGCTCCCGGATTGCCGAGTGGTTTGCCTCGAGGCCGCGCATCGGAGACGTCGCCGTCATCCTCGCGTGCGCGGTACCGGCCGGGGTTGCGCTCATCATTGAGTCGCGGGAGCTCGGCTCGCTCGGCTGGGCGTGCGTCTTCGGGGTCGCCGTCACGCTCTGGTGGCGTCGCAGCCACCCCCTCGCCGTGCTGCTCATAGCCGTCGGAATCGCGTCGCTCAACCCTGTCTACGCGCACTCGCTCGCGGGTCCCAGCTCGGAGATGGTCTTCGGGGTGTTTGCGCTCGCGACCCGTGCCCGGCTGCGCACGACCCTCATCGGTGCGGCGCTCGCGGCGGTGGTCGTGCTCGGCGTCTCAGCGGCCGCGGTCGCGATAGGTATTCGAGAGGCCCTCCCCGCCGCGATCATTCAGCCGTTCGGGGTCGCAGCGCTCGCCGCGGGGGTCGCCGTGCGAACGGCGAAGGGTCGGCGTGCGGCCATCGAACAGGTCATCGCCCTGCGCGAGGAGCGCGCGGCAGCCGCCGAGCGAGCGAGAATCACGGCGGAAATGCACGACGTTGTCGCGCACTCGGTCACCGTGATGGTCGCTCTCGCTGGCGGTGCCGCCGCGGGGTGGGAGAAACACCCCGAGCGGGCACGAGCGGCGCTCACCCAGCTCGGGGAGGTCGGGGCGGGCGCGCTCGAGGAGATGCAGCAAATCCTGCGGATGCTCCGCGACGGAGACCCGGTGCTCGACGGCGCGATTGAAGCTTCGGGGCACAATGTGGCGTCGCTTGGGGAGCTCATCGAGGTGTTCCAGAGTGTGGGCCTTCCCGTGACACTCGCGATCGAGGGCGAAGTGCCGGCGGACCCGGGCCTGCGAACAACGGTGTACCGGATCGTGCAGGAGTCGCTCACGAATGCGCTCCGGCACGCACGCAACGTGACGTTTGTCGAGGTGCGGGTCTCGCCGACCGCGGACGACGTCACCGTCAGGGTGACTGACAACGGACGTGGCGGCGCGGGGCTTGGGGCCGGGCCTGGCCCTGGGCTAGGTTCTGTGCCTTGCTCTGTGCCTGGCTCGGGCGTCGGGCTCTCGGCGATGCGTGAGCGTGCGCGCGCGTTCGGCGGCGAGCTCTCGGCGGGCCCGCTGCCCGCCGCCGCGGGCGGGGCAAGCGCCGGCTGGCAGACCAGGGTGACGCTGCCTCGGTCGGGGGTGACGCGGTGA